The following coding sequences are from one Pyramidobacter piscolens W5455 window:
- a CDS encoding cupin domain-containing protein, whose amino-acid sequence MNRAFSIAEEHPPRDGMTISTMSGIRSETKISYFSLGRGTDISAGSYPTEMLCIGAGGTGRFALGAGADGKEIELGEGEALIVPKNTLCGSATREGFVYTEVIAKGELQMNEALKAGEVFRLADLVPYEKGSVVNMDVVSNEGFKFVVMAFDEGTGLSPHRAPGDALIFALEGRGVIGYEGQDYPIGAGENFRFAKGGLHSVTANGKFKMALLLTLK is encoded by the coding sequence ATGAATCGAGCGTTTTCCATCGCCGAAGAGCATCCGCCCAGAGACGGCATGACGATCTCCACCATGTCGGGCATTCGGTCGGAAACGAAGATCTCGTACTTTTCGCTGGGACGGGGAACCGACATCAGCGCCGGGAGCTATCCGACGGAGATGCTCTGCATCGGCGCCGGCGGCACAGGACGCTTTGCGCTCGGAGCCGGAGCGGACGGAAAGGAAATCGAACTCGGCGAGGGCGAAGCGCTGATCGTGCCGAAAAACACCCTGTGCGGGAGTGCGACGCGGGAAGGATTCGTTTACACGGAAGTGATTGCGAAAGGAGAATTGCAGATGAACGAAGCGCTCAAAGCGGGCGAAGTTTTCAGGCTGGCGGATCTGGTGCCGTATGAAAAAGGCAGCGTCGTCAACATGGACGTGGTCTCCAACGAGGGATTCAAGTTCGTGGTCATGGCGTTCGACGAGGGCACTGGCCTTTCGCCGCACCGCGCGCCGGGCGACGCGCTGATCTTCGCGTTGGAAGGCAGAGGCGTGATCGGCTACGAGGGGCAGGATTACCCGATCGGGGCCGGCGAAAATTTCCGCTTCGCCAAAGGCGGCCTGCACAGCGTCACGGCGAACGGCAAGTTCAAGATGGCGCTGCTTTTGACCTTGAAGTGA
- a CDS encoding DUF2249 domain-containing protein, protein MSYEAWRDKTNGFRKVDVRHVQGNFAAGLIQAASRLEVGEGLEIVQTFEPHPLYAALEDLGFEHHTEQTAETEFHVFFCRTEKKEGEEAPFRPLALLNYPMIDEKLGKIAVDFWETTWQSPRRTLPYETRLLLSLANAVGAGRMRQASRELVKAYVHGLDSAALDDVFELLAWNQGIGFFSSEIGPSPLFQAYKLIKTQERQGKERSEICRALKEKFGEKNPEIGVM, encoded by the coding sequence ATGAGCTACGAAGCGTGGCGGGACAAGACGAACGGCTTCCGCAAAGTGGACGTGCGCCACGTGCAGGGAAATTTCGCCGCCGGACTGATCCAGGCGGCGTCCCGGCTCGAAGTGGGCGAGGGGCTGGAGATTGTGCAGACGTTCGAGCCGCATCCGCTGTACGCGGCTTTGGAGGATCTCGGCTTTGAACATCACACGGAACAGACCGCCGAGACGGAGTTCCACGTGTTTTTCTGCCGCACGGAGAAAAAGGAGGGCGAAGAAGCGCCGTTTCGGCCGCTGGCGCTCCTGAATTACCCGATGATCGACGAGAAGCTCGGCAAGATCGCCGTGGATTTCTGGGAGACCACCTGGCAAAGCCCCAGGCGGACGCTGCCGTACGAGACACGGCTGCTCCTGTCCCTCGCCAACGCGGTCGGCGCCGGAAGGATGCGGCAGGCCTCCCGCGAGCTGGTCAAAGCCTATGTGCACGGCCTCGACTCCGCGGCGCTGGACGACGTCTTCGAGCTGCTGGCGTGGAATCAGGGCATCGGCTTTTTCAGCTCCGAGATCGGACCGTCGCCGCTGTTTCAGGCCTACAAACTGATCAAGACGCAGGAAAGACAGGGCAAAGAACGGAGCGAGATCTGCCGCGCGCTGAAAGAGAAGTTCGGCGAGAAGAATCCCGAGATCGGCGTCATGTAA